The sequence CGCCCGGCGTTCTCCCGCCGAGAATCTCGACGGCGGCCGCCCAGTGGAGGCTGGCGATCTGCGGCGCCGTTCCCAGCGATCACTACGACGCGCAAGAGGTCGTCGCGGAGTTCCATGCATGGCTGCTCGCCTCGCACCCCGCAACGACGGTCCCCGATCTTCACACGTTCGCGACTGCGCGCGGCTTCGTGCGGCACGGCGGCGAACTCGACTACCACAACGCCGCACACTCGTACATCCGCGCTTTTAACGAAGGCGTCTTCGGACGCATCTCCCTCGAGAACGCCGGTGACTCCGAAAGAACGTAAAGCACGCAACGCCTACGAACGCGAACGGCGGCGGCTGCATCGTCTGCACCGCTTCGAAGACGCCGCTCGCGCCAAGGGCTTTCTCTTCGTCGGCGGCATCGACGAGGTTGGGCGCGGACCGCTGGCCGGCCCCGTCGTCGCCGCCTGCGTCGTAGCGACGCAGCCCCTGCTGATCAAGGGACTGAACGATTCGAAACAAGTCCGGCCCGAGCTGCGTGTCGAACTGGCGGAGATCATCAAGCTGCGCGCGGCCGCATGGTCGGTCGGAAGCGCGTGCGTGGCCGAGATCGACCGGCTGAACATCTACTGGGCCAGCGTGCTTGCGATGGAACGCGCGATAGCCGGATTGCAAGCGGCGCCCGAGTATCTGATCACCGACGCCGTGCGCATACGCTCGTTCGCCGGCCCGCAGGAACCGCTGATCAAAGGCGACGCACGCTGCGCCGTGGTCGCGGCCGCCTCGATCGTCGCCAAGGTATTCCGCGACGCGTTGATGGTCGAGCTCGATCGGGAGGATTCCCGTTACGGTTATGCCCTTCACAAAGGCTATTCGACGCCGCTGCACATCGAGGCGCTGCGCGCGCACGGGCCGAGCGTCCACCATCGCGCGAACTGGGCACGCGTTCGCGACGCGCAGCTGGCGTTGGGGCTGCAATTCGTTGAAGACTAACTCTGAAAAAGGGAGACAGGGCGAGGATCGTGCGAGCAGCTTCCTTTTATCGTGCGGTTACCGCGTGCTGGCCCGCAACGTACGTCTGCCCGGCGGGGAGATCGACGCCGTTTGTCTCGACGGGCCGACGCTCGTGATCGTCGAAGTGAAGCGGCGTGACTCGAGAACGTTCGGCTCAGCGCTCGCAGCCGTCGACGCGTGCAAACGCGCCACGCTTCGGCGGGTCGCCGCGGACTACGCGCAGATCGTCGCACCTTCGGCGAAGCTTCGCTTCGACGTGGTCACGCTGGACGGTCATCGCTTGAGCCTCCATCGAAACGCGTTTTAGTGAGTACTTCGAGCAGTACCCCAAAGCCGGAGCTGCGCCGCAGCGTCACGCCCTGGGGCTCCTTCTCTTGGGGTTATTCGGACGTCGGCGCCGATATTTTCGTCGGGCTTGGGCTCGTGCTGGCGTGGGCCGCGGGAGCCTCGAACGTCGCGTTCCTATTCGCGGGCGTCGTCTACGTTTGCATCGGTCTAGCGTATACGGAACTTGCCGCGACCTACCCGGTCGCCGGCGGAGGCCAGTATTTCGTAATGCGCGGCCTCGGCGACATCTTCGGCTTTATCGCCGGGTGGGCGGTCTTGCTCGACTTCACGATCGATGTGACGCTCTTCGCCTGGACCTCGGTCGATTACACAAGCCAGCTTGCGCCGGCGCTCGTCAACTCGGTACACCCCTGGCTGCACTTCATCGTCGTCCTCGGGCTGGTTATCGGGCTCTGCTTGCTCAACGTCGTCGGCGTCCGCGAGAGCACCGCGTTCAACGGCGTCGTCTCGGCGCTCGACGTTATCAGCGAAACCTGCATCCTCTGCTTCGGCTTCCTCTTCGCGTTTCGACCGCAGCTCCTAATCCACACGATGCAGCTGCACTGGCCCTCAACGTACGAGCTGATGCTGGGGACCTCGCTGGCGATCATCTCGTTTGTCGGCCTGGAGTCGATCTCGCAGGCGGCGCAGGAGACGCAGCGCCCCGCTTCGATCATCCCGCGAACTTCGGTCGCGCTGATTCTGACGATTTTGATCTTCGCGCTGGCCTATTCGAACCTCGCGCTCGGCTTGCAGCCGTGGCATCCAATCACCGACTCGGCCGGACACCCGATGCAATTCTGGCAGATCTTTCCGCAAAACTCCGACAATCAAG comes from Candidatus Cybelea sp. and encodes:
- a CDS encoding ribonuclease HII; its protein translation is MTPKERKARNAYERERRRLHRLHRFEDAARAKGFLFVGGIDEVGRGPLAGPVVAACVVATQPLLIKGLNDSKQVRPELRVELAEIIKLRAAAWSVGSACVAEIDRLNIYWASVLAMERAIAGLQAAPEYLITDAVRIRSFAGPQEPLIKGDARCAVVAAASIVAKVFRDALMVELDREDSRYGYALHKGYSTPLHIEALRAHGPSVHHRANWARVRDAQLALGLQFVED
- a CDS encoding YraN family protein → MKTNSEKGRQGEDRASSFLLSCGYRVLARNVRLPGGEIDAVCLDGPTLVIVEVKRRDSRTFGSALAAVDACKRATLRRVAADYAQIVAPSAKLRFDVVTLDGHRLSLHRNAF
- a CDS encoding APC family permease, whose product is MSTSSSTPKPELRRSVTPWGSFSWGYSDVGADIFVGLGLVLAWAAGASNVAFLFAGVVYVCIGLAYTELAATYPVAGGGQYFVMRGLGDIFGFIAGWAVLLDFTIDVTLFAWTSVDYTSQLAPALVNSVHPWLHFIVVLGLVIGLCLLNVVGVRESTAFNGVVSALDVISETCILCFGFLFAFRPQLLIHTMQLHWPSTYELMLGTSLAIISFVGLESISQAAQETQRPASIIPRTSVALILTILIFALAYSNLALGLQPWHPITDSAGHPMQFWQIFPQNSDNQGKAVALLAAQVPYYGAFAALYVPVLGAVLLLISSNSGVFGSSRIAYAMSSSNLLPSLFQRVNRAYRTPAISIVFFSAIALIELGFAAAPALFPGVSSLYVRFFHGENGLEFLADLYAFGAATSYSFVFLGLIGLRLMDPLSPRKFKIPFNIPMRFRGERVDFPVVAVIGFLGIFSILLFTLRTHALGRIFGPTWLLLGLIAYLFYRRHRRLPLLRSQKHDWRNEQTEILRRAGELELMDEYLSNLRASDERRAAGRS